In one Gallus gallus isolate bGalGal1 chromosome 20, bGalGal1.mat.broiler.GRCg7b, whole genome shotgun sequence genomic region, the following are encoded:
- the DUSP15 gene encoding dual specificity protein phosphatase 15 has translation MGNGMSKILPGLYLGNFIDAKDLEQLSRNKITHIVSIHESPQPLLQDITYLRIPLPDTPEASIKKHFKECISFIHQCRLQGGNCLVHCLAGISRSTTIVVAYVMAVTEMSSQEVLEAIRSVRPVANPNPGFKQQLEEFSGSAARKMRRHLKQRYGTSPFNDEEEIKALLPVGRGRASRAEGARQGLVPRARDIKSTAPFLLRVKRTFSCIPACLK, from the exons ATGGGAAATGGCATGAGCAAG ATCCTCCCTGGCCTTTACTTGGGAAACTTCATTG ATGCCAAAGACCTGGAGCAGCTAAGCCGGAACAAGATCACCCACATCGTGTCAATCCATGAATCTCCCCAGCCCTTGTTGCAG GACATTACCTACCTCCGCATTCCCCTGCCAGACACACCCGAGGCCAGCAT CAAGAAGCACTTCAAGGAATGCATCAGTTTTATCCACCAGTGTCGCCTGCAAGGAGGGAACTGCCTTGTCCACTG CCTGGCTGGGATCTCCCGCAGCACCACCATTGTCGTCGCCTACGTTATGGCTGTCACAGAGATGAGCTCTCAGGAGGTGCTGGAGGCCATCAGAAGCGTGCGACCCGTTGCCAACCCCAACCCCGGCTTCAAGCAACAGCTGGAGGAGTTCAGCGGCAGTGCAGCCCGCAAG aTGCGCAGGCACCTGAAGCAGAGGTATGGGACGTCCCCTTTCAATGACGAGGAAGAAATTAAGGCCCTGCTACCAgtggggagaggaagagcaTCCCGAGCAGAGGGAGCTCGGCAAGGACTGGTACCACGAGCCAGGGACATCAAGAGCActgctcccttcctgctgcGGGTGAAGAGGACGTTCTCCTGCATCCCAGCTTGTCTGAAGTGA
- the TTLL9 gene encoding probable tubulin polyglutamylase TTLL9 isoform X1 codes for MWLRMAQRWLWAWIGLQLRTPSPPTAPGLHPPHRQLGATGAEDELTALLPVARHRSSTTPAPCGRGGACRVGPRPAGRRSPRPAEDKAAPGGARRGRAGPRCRSYPRWGRPASPPAAPRPPPRPLQVRLLRARPGCAALPARLATGEELSRKNYLVKNLKRFRKQLEREAGKLEAARCDFFPKTFELPLEYHLFVEEFRKKPGTTWIMKPVGRSQGKGIFLFRKLKDIFDWKMDGGRTNEQKDETQIETYVVQRYIENPYLIGGRKFDLRVYILVTSYSPLKAWLYRDGFARFSSMRFTLNSIDDHYVHLTNVAVQKTAPDYDPEKGCKWMIQQLRQYLTARHGTGLVEVLFADMDNIFIKSLQSVQKVIISDKRCFELYGYDILIDRDLKPWLLEVNASPSLAASSQEDYELKCHLLEDTLHVVDMEGRLTGKEKRVGGFDLIWNDGPVSRGGNLGALVNGNFVANTHLGMYSPNAGTVPCSRPFLNTRRAHPFHSRTREQGTSTLTGVQEGKKCFPNVDVSNWITAVLLKSNTQTWREQYCL; via the exons ATGTGGCTGCGGATGGCCCAGCGCTGGCTCTGGGCCTGGATCGGCCTCCAGCTCAGGACACCCAGCCCACCCACAGCCCCTGGCCTGCACCCACCCCACAGGCAGCTGGGTGCCACAGGGGCAGAGGACGAGCTCACAGCGCTCCTTCCTGTGGCCAGGCACAGATCCAGCACAACCCCGGCGCCCTGCGGCCGGGGCGGGGCCTGCAGGGTGGGGCCGAGGCCTGCAG GCCGCCGCTCCCCGCGTCCCGCAGAGGACAAAGCAGCGCCCGGCGGAGCGCGGAGGGGCCGGGCTGGGCCGCGTTGCCGGTCCTACCCGCGGTGGGGCCGCCCCGCTTCCCCTCCCGCCGCCCCTCGGCCGCCCCCGCGTCCGCTTCAAGTGCGGCTTCTCCGGGCCCGTCCTGGATGTGCTGCGCTGCCGGCCCGGCTGGCAACAGGCGAGGAA CTGAGTCGGAAGAACTACTTAGTAAAGAACCTGAAGAGGTTTCGGAAGCAGTtagaaagagaagcaggaaagcTTGAGGCAGCAAGATGTGACTTTTTTCCAAAGACCTTTGAATTGCCTTTAGAGTACCATTTGTTTGTGGAAGAATTTCGCAAGAAGCCTGGCACCACTTGGATCATGAAACCG GTTGGCAGGTCACAAGGCAAAGGAATTTTCCTGTTCCGAAAACTGAAGGATATCTTCGACTGGAAGATG GATGGTGGCCGCACGAATGAGCAGAAGGATGAAACACAAATAGAGACTTATGTAGTTCAGCGGTATATTGAAAATCCATACTTAATAGGAG gTCGAAAGTTTGACTTAAGAGTTTATATTCTAGTGACATCT tACAGCCCACTGAAGGCCTGGTTATACAGAGATGGATTTGCTCGCTTTTCTAGCATGCGTTTCACTCTGAACAGCATAGATGATCACT ATGTTCATCTCACCAATGTGGCAGTGCAAAAGACTGCACCCGATTACGATCCTGAGAAG GGCTGCAAGTGGATGATTCAGCAGCTCAGACAGTACTTGACTGCCAGACATGGAACAGGATTGGTGGAAGTTCTCTTTGCGGATATGGACAACATTTTCATCAAGAGCCTCCAGAGTGTTCAGAAAGTGATTATCAGTGACAAACGCTGCTTCGAGCTCTATGGCTATGATATCTTGATCGATCGGGACCTGAAACC CTGGCTTCTGGAGGTCAATGCATCACCTTCCCTTGCTGCCAGTAGCCAGGAAGACTATGAACTCAAGTGTCACCTGCTCGAAGACACACTTCATGTTGTGGACATGGAGGGCAG GCTGACTGGGAAGGAGAAGCGCGTTGGTGGGTTTGACCTGATATGGAATGATGGACCTGTCAGCAGAGGAGGAAACCTGGGTGCTTTGGTGAATGGGAACTTCGTGGCAAACACACACTTAGGTATGTACTCACCCAATGCTGGCACGGTGCCCTGCTCACGTCCTTTCCTCAACACGAGGAGAGCACACCCCTTTCACTCAAGAACAAGAGAACAGGGAACATCGACTCTTACAGGAGtccaagagggaaaaaaatgctttccaaatGTGGATGTGAGCAACTGGATTACAGCAGTACTactgaaatcaaacacacaaacatgGAGGGAACAATATTGCTTATAG
- the TTLL9 gene encoding probable tubulin polyglutamylase TTLL9 isoform X3 — MWLRMAQRWLWAWIGLQLRTPSPPTAPGLHPPHRQLGATGAEDELTALLPVARHRSSTTPAPCGRGGACRVGPRPAGRRSPRPAEDKAAPGGARRGRAGPRCRSYPRWGRPASPPAAPRPPPRPLQVRLLRARPGCAALPARLATGEELSRKNYLVKNLKRFRKQLEREAGKLEAARCDFFPKTFELPLEYHLFVEEFRKKPGTTWIMKPVGRSQGKGIFLFRKLKDIFDWKMDGGRTNEQKDETQIETYVVQRYIENPYLIGGRKFDLRVYILVTSYSPLKAWLYRDGFARFSSMRFTLNSIDDHYVHLTNVAVQKTAPDYDPEKGCKWMIQQLRQYLTARHGTGLVEVLFADMDNIFIKSLQSVQKVIISDKRCFELYGYDILIDRDLKPWLLEVNASPSLAASSQEDYELKCHLLEDTLHVVDMEGRLTGKEKRVGGFDLIWNDGPVSRGGNLGALVNGNFVANTHLGVQEGKKCFPNVDVSNWITAVLLKSNTQTWREQYCL, encoded by the exons ATGTGGCTGCGGATGGCCCAGCGCTGGCTCTGGGCCTGGATCGGCCTCCAGCTCAGGACACCCAGCCCACCCACAGCCCCTGGCCTGCACCCACCCCACAGGCAGCTGGGTGCCACAGGGGCAGAGGACGAGCTCACAGCGCTCCTTCCTGTGGCCAGGCACAGATCCAGCACAACCCCGGCGCCCTGCGGCCGGGGCGGGGCCTGCAGGGTGGGGCCGAGGCCTGCAG GCCGCCGCTCCCCGCGTCCCGCAGAGGACAAAGCAGCGCCCGGCGGAGCGCGGAGGGGCCGGGCTGGGCCGCGTTGCCGGTCCTACCCGCGGTGGGGCCGCCCCGCTTCCCCTCCCGCCGCCCCTCGGCCGCCCCCGCGTCCGCTTCAAGTGCGGCTTCTCCGGGCCCGTCCTGGATGTGCTGCGCTGCCGGCCCGGCTGGCAACAGGCGAGGAA CTGAGTCGGAAGAACTACTTAGTAAAGAACCTGAAGAGGTTTCGGAAGCAGTtagaaagagaagcaggaaagcTTGAGGCAGCAAGATGTGACTTTTTTCCAAAGACCTTTGAATTGCCTTTAGAGTACCATTTGTTTGTGGAAGAATTTCGCAAGAAGCCTGGCACCACTTGGATCATGAAACCG GTTGGCAGGTCACAAGGCAAAGGAATTTTCCTGTTCCGAAAACTGAAGGATATCTTCGACTGGAAGATG GATGGTGGCCGCACGAATGAGCAGAAGGATGAAACACAAATAGAGACTTATGTAGTTCAGCGGTATATTGAAAATCCATACTTAATAGGAG gTCGAAAGTTTGACTTAAGAGTTTATATTCTAGTGACATCT tACAGCCCACTGAAGGCCTGGTTATACAGAGATGGATTTGCTCGCTTTTCTAGCATGCGTTTCACTCTGAACAGCATAGATGATCACT ATGTTCATCTCACCAATGTGGCAGTGCAAAAGACTGCACCCGATTACGATCCTGAGAAG GGCTGCAAGTGGATGATTCAGCAGCTCAGACAGTACTTGACTGCCAGACATGGAACAGGATTGGTGGAAGTTCTCTTTGCGGATATGGACAACATTTTCATCAAGAGCCTCCAGAGTGTTCAGAAAGTGATTATCAGTGACAAACGCTGCTTCGAGCTCTATGGCTATGATATCTTGATCGATCGGGACCTGAAACC CTGGCTTCTGGAGGTCAATGCATCACCTTCCCTTGCTGCCAGTAGCCAGGAAGACTATGAACTCAAGTGTCACCTGCTCGAAGACACACTTCATGTTGTGGACATGGAGGGCAG GCTGACTGGGAAGGAGAAGCGCGTTGGTGGGTTTGACCTGATATGGAATGATGGACCTGTCAGCAGAGGAGGAAACCTGGGTGCTTTGGTGAATGGGAACTTCGTGGCAAACACACACTTAG GAGtccaagagggaaaaaaatgctttccaaatGTGGATGTGAGCAACTGGATTACAGCAGTACTactgaaatcaaacacacaaacatgGAGGGAACAATATTGCTTATAG
- the TTLL9 gene encoding probable tubulin polyglutamylase TTLL9 isoform X4, which translates to MWLRMAQRWLWAWIGLQLRTPSPPTAPGLHPPHRQLGATGAEDELTALLPVARHRSSTTPAPCGRGGACRVGPRPAGRRSPRPAEDKAAPGGARRGRAGPRCRSYPRWGRPASPPAAPRPPPRPLQVRLLRARPGCAALPARLATGEELSRKNYLVKNLKRFRKQLEREAGKLEAARCDFFPKTFELPLEYHLFVEEFRKKPGTTWIMKPVGRSQGKGIFLFRKLKDIFDWKMDGGRTNEQKDETQIETYVVQRYIENPYLIGGRKFDLRVYILVTSYSPLKAWLYRDGFARFSSMRFTLNSIDDHYVHLTNVAVQKTAPDYDPEKGCKWMIQQLRQYLTARHGTGLVEVLFADMDNIFIKSLQSVQKVIISDKRCFELYGYDILIDRDLKPWLLEVNASPSLAASSQEDYELKCHLLEDTLHVVDMEGRLTGKEKRVGGFDLIWNDGPVSRGGNLGALVNGNFVANTHLGCFNDRKKQLKELFGNLPA; encoded by the exons ATGTGGCTGCGGATGGCCCAGCGCTGGCTCTGGGCCTGGATCGGCCTCCAGCTCAGGACACCCAGCCCACCCACAGCCCCTGGCCTGCACCCACCCCACAGGCAGCTGGGTGCCACAGGGGCAGAGGACGAGCTCACAGCGCTCCTTCCTGTGGCCAGGCACAGATCCAGCACAACCCCGGCGCCCTGCGGCCGGGGCGGGGCCTGCAGGGTGGGGCCGAGGCCTGCAG GCCGCCGCTCCCCGCGTCCCGCAGAGGACAAAGCAGCGCCCGGCGGAGCGCGGAGGGGCCGGGCTGGGCCGCGTTGCCGGTCCTACCCGCGGTGGGGCCGCCCCGCTTCCCCTCCCGCCGCCCCTCGGCCGCCCCCGCGTCCGCTTCAAGTGCGGCTTCTCCGGGCCCGTCCTGGATGTGCTGCGCTGCCGGCCCGGCTGGCAACAGGCGAGGAA CTGAGTCGGAAGAACTACTTAGTAAAGAACCTGAAGAGGTTTCGGAAGCAGTtagaaagagaagcaggaaagcTTGAGGCAGCAAGATGTGACTTTTTTCCAAAGACCTTTGAATTGCCTTTAGAGTACCATTTGTTTGTGGAAGAATTTCGCAAGAAGCCTGGCACCACTTGGATCATGAAACCG GTTGGCAGGTCACAAGGCAAAGGAATTTTCCTGTTCCGAAAACTGAAGGATATCTTCGACTGGAAGATG GATGGTGGCCGCACGAATGAGCAGAAGGATGAAACACAAATAGAGACTTATGTAGTTCAGCGGTATATTGAAAATCCATACTTAATAGGAG gTCGAAAGTTTGACTTAAGAGTTTATATTCTAGTGACATCT tACAGCCCACTGAAGGCCTGGTTATACAGAGATGGATTTGCTCGCTTTTCTAGCATGCGTTTCACTCTGAACAGCATAGATGATCACT ATGTTCATCTCACCAATGTGGCAGTGCAAAAGACTGCACCCGATTACGATCCTGAGAAG GGCTGCAAGTGGATGATTCAGCAGCTCAGACAGTACTTGACTGCCAGACATGGAACAGGATTGGTGGAAGTTCTCTTTGCGGATATGGACAACATTTTCATCAAGAGCCTCCAGAGTGTTCAGAAAGTGATTATCAGTGACAAACGCTGCTTCGAGCTCTATGGCTATGATATCTTGATCGATCGGGACCTGAAACC CTGGCTTCTGGAGGTCAATGCATCACCTTCCCTTGCTGCCAGTAGCCAGGAAGACTATGAACTCAAGTGTCACCTGCTCGAAGACACACTTCATGTTGTGGACATGGAGGGCAG GCTGACTGGGAAGGAGAAGCGCGTTGGTGGGTTTGACCTGATATGGAATGATGGACCTGTCAGCAGAGGAGGAAACCTGGGTGCTTTGGTGAATGGGAACTTCGTGGCAAACACACACTTAG gctgctTCAATGACAGGAAGAAACAACTGAAAGAGCTTTTTGGGAATCTTCCTGCATAG
- the TTLL9 gene encoding probable tubulin polyglutamylase TTLL9 isoform X2 has product MAELPAAAPRVPQRTKQRPAERGGAGLGRVAGPTRGGAAPLPLPPPLGRPRVRFKCGFSGPVLDVLRCRPGWQQARNEEEWDFLWCDVSWLRENFDHVYLEEHVRICHFRNHYELSRKNYLVKNLKRFRKQLEREAGKLEAARCDFFPKTFELPLEYHLFVEEFRKKPGTTWIMKPVGRSQGKGIFLFRKLKDIFDWKMDGGRTNEQKDETQIETYVVQRYIENPYLIGGRKFDLRVYILVTSYSPLKAWLYRDGFARFSSMRFTLNSIDDHYVHLTNVAVQKTAPDYDPEKGCKWMIQQLRQYLTARHGTGLVEVLFADMDNIFIKSLQSVQKVIISDKRCFELYGYDILIDRDLKPWLLEVNASPSLAASSQEDYELKCHLLEDTLHVVDMEGRLTGKEKRVGGFDLIWNDGPVSRGGNLGALVNGNFVANTHLGMYSPNAGTVPCSRPFLNTRRAHPFHSRTREQGTSTLTGVQEGKKCFPNVDVSNWITAVLLKSNTQTWREQYCL; this is encoded by the exons ATGGCGGAGCTGCCG GCCGCCGCTCCCCGCGTCCCGCAGAGGACAAAGCAGCGCCCGGCGGAGCGCGGAGGGGCCGGGCTGGGCCGCGTTGCCGGTCCTACCCGCGGTGGGGCCGCCCCGCTTCCCCTCCCGCCGCCCCTCGGCCGCCCCCGCGTCCGCTTCAAGTGCGGCTTCTCCGGGCCCGTCCTGGATGTGCTGCGCTGCCGGCCCGGCTGGCAACAGGCGAGGAA TGAGGAGGAGTGGGATTTCCTCTGGTGCGATGTCAGTTGGCTTCGGGAGAATTTTGACCACGTGTACTTGGAGGAGCACGTTCGTATCTGCCACTTTCGCAATCACTATGAG CTGAGTCGGAAGAACTACTTAGTAAAGAACCTGAAGAGGTTTCGGAAGCAGTtagaaagagaagcaggaaagcTTGAGGCAGCAAGATGTGACTTTTTTCCAAAGACCTTTGAATTGCCTTTAGAGTACCATTTGTTTGTGGAAGAATTTCGCAAGAAGCCTGGCACCACTTGGATCATGAAACCG GTTGGCAGGTCACAAGGCAAAGGAATTTTCCTGTTCCGAAAACTGAAGGATATCTTCGACTGGAAGATG GATGGTGGCCGCACGAATGAGCAGAAGGATGAAACACAAATAGAGACTTATGTAGTTCAGCGGTATATTGAAAATCCATACTTAATAGGAG gTCGAAAGTTTGACTTAAGAGTTTATATTCTAGTGACATCT tACAGCCCACTGAAGGCCTGGTTATACAGAGATGGATTTGCTCGCTTTTCTAGCATGCGTTTCACTCTGAACAGCATAGATGATCACT ATGTTCATCTCACCAATGTGGCAGTGCAAAAGACTGCACCCGATTACGATCCTGAGAAG GGCTGCAAGTGGATGATTCAGCAGCTCAGACAGTACTTGACTGCCAGACATGGAACAGGATTGGTGGAAGTTCTCTTTGCGGATATGGACAACATTTTCATCAAGAGCCTCCAGAGTGTTCAGAAAGTGATTATCAGTGACAAACGCTGCTTCGAGCTCTATGGCTATGATATCTTGATCGATCGGGACCTGAAACC CTGGCTTCTGGAGGTCAATGCATCACCTTCCCTTGCTGCCAGTAGCCAGGAAGACTATGAACTCAAGTGTCACCTGCTCGAAGACACACTTCATGTTGTGGACATGGAGGGCAG GCTGACTGGGAAGGAGAAGCGCGTTGGTGGGTTTGACCTGATATGGAATGATGGACCTGTCAGCAGAGGAGGAAACCTGGGTGCTTTGGTGAATGGGAACTTCGTGGCAAACACACACTTAGGTATGTACTCACCCAATGCTGGCACGGTGCCCTGCTCACGTCCTTTCCTCAACACGAGGAGAGCACACCCCTTTCACTCAAGAACAAGAGAACAGGGAACATCGACTCTTACAGGAGtccaagagggaaaaaaatgctttccaaatGTGGATGTGAGCAACTGGATTACAGCAGTACTactgaaatcaaacacacaaacatgGAGGGAACAATATTGCTTATAG
- the TTLL9 gene encoding probable tubulin polyglutamylase TTLL9 isoform X5 yields MAELPAAAPRVPQRTKQRPAERGGAGLGRVAGPTRGGAAPLPLPPPLGRPRVRFKCGFSGPVLDVLRCRPGWQQARNEEEWDFLWCDVSWLRENFDHVYLEEHVRICHFRNHYELSRKNYLVKNLKRFRKQLEREAGKLEAARCDFFPKTFELPLEYHLFVEEFRKKPGTTWIMKPVGRSQGKGIFLFRKLKDIFDWKMDGGRTNEQKDETQIETYVVQRYIENPYLIGGRKFDLRVYILVTSYSPLKAWLYRDGFARFSSMRFTLNSIDDHYVHLTNVAVQKTAPDYDPEKGCKWMIQQLRQYLTARHGTGLVEVLFADMDNIFIKSLQSVQKVIISDKRCFELYGYDILIDRDLKPWLLEVNASPSLAASSQEDYELKCHLLEDTLHVVDMEGRLTGKEKRVGGFDLIWNDGPVSRGGNLGALVNGNFVANTHLGCFNDRKKQLKELFGNLPA; encoded by the exons ATGGCGGAGCTGCCG GCCGCCGCTCCCCGCGTCCCGCAGAGGACAAAGCAGCGCCCGGCGGAGCGCGGAGGGGCCGGGCTGGGCCGCGTTGCCGGTCCTACCCGCGGTGGGGCCGCCCCGCTTCCCCTCCCGCCGCCCCTCGGCCGCCCCCGCGTCCGCTTCAAGTGCGGCTTCTCCGGGCCCGTCCTGGATGTGCTGCGCTGCCGGCCCGGCTGGCAACAGGCGAGGAA TGAGGAGGAGTGGGATTTCCTCTGGTGCGATGTCAGTTGGCTTCGGGAGAATTTTGACCACGTGTACTTGGAGGAGCACGTTCGTATCTGCCACTTTCGCAATCACTATGAG CTGAGTCGGAAGAACTACTTAGTAAAGAACCTGAAGAGGTTTCGGAAGCAGTtagaaagagaagcaggaaagcTTGAGGCAGCAAGATGTGACTTTTTTCCAAAGACCTTTGAATTGCCTTTAGAGTACCATTTGTTTGTGGAAGAATTTCGCAAGAAGCCTGGCACCACTTGGATCATGAAACCG GTTGGCAGGTCACAAGGCAAAGGAATTTTCCTGTTCCGAAAACTGAAGGATATCTTCGACTGGAAGATG GATGGTGGCCGCACGAATGAGCAGAAGGATGAAACACAAATAGAGACTTATGTAGTTCAGCGGTATATTGAAAATCCATACTTAATAGGAG gTCGAAAGTTTGACTTAAGAGTTTATATTCTAGTGACATCT tACAGCCCACTGAAGGCCTGGTTATACAGAGATGGATTTGCTCGCTTTTCTAGCATGCGTTTCACTCTGAACAGCATAGATGATCACT ATGTTCATCTCACCAATGTGGCAGTGCAAAAGACTGCACCCGATTACGATCCTGAGAAG GGCTGCAAGTGGATGATTCAGCAGCTCAGACAGTACTTGACTGCCAGACATGGAACAGGATTGGTGGAAGTTCTCTTTGCGGATATGGACAACATTTTCATCAAGAGCCTCCAGAGTGTTCAGAAAGTGATTATCAGTGACAAACGCTGCTTCGAGCTCTATGGCTATGATATCTTGATCGATCGGGACCTGAAACC CTGGCTTCTGGAGGTCAATGCATCACCTTCCCTTGCTGCCAGTAGCCAGGAAGACTATGAACTCAAGTGTCACCTGCTCGAAGACACACTTCATGTTGTGGACATGGAGGGCAG GCTGACTGGGAAGGAGAAGCGCGTTGGTGGGTTTGACCTGATATGGAATGATGGACCTGTCAGCAGAGGAGGAAACCTGGGTGCTTTGGTGAATGGGAACTTCGTGGCAAACACACACTTAG gctgctTCAATGACAGGAAGAAACAACTGAAAGAGCTTTTTGGGAATCTTCCTGCATAG
- the PDRG1 gene encoding p53 and DNA damage-regulated protein 1 has translation MARDPAFVLRYLAEVEELAEDVLAARQQIVDLDVKRNRNREALRALHKDPEPGGKAMVCFGSTFVELPKAKTEEMLQKDQEHLDEEINNLRKELRVKVNRLFEAQGKPELKGFNLNPMTAEEMKLINRILEG, from the exons ATGGCGCGGGACCCGGCCTTCGTGCTGCGCTACCTGGCCGAGGTGGAGGAGCTGGCCGAGGACGTGCTGGCGGCGCGGCAGCAG ATCGTCGATCTGGACGTGAAGCGGAACCGGAACCGCGAGGCGCTGCGGGCGCTGCACAAAGACCCGGAGCCCGGGG GAAAAGCCATGGTCTGCTTCGGGAGCACGTTCGTCGAGCTGCCCAAGGCGAAGACCGAGGAGATGCTGCAGAAGG ATCAGGAACATCTGGATGAAGAGATAAACAACCTCCGGAAGGAGCTGCGTGTGAAGGTCAACCGTCTCTTTGAAGCTCAAG GTAAACCTGAGCTGAAGGGATTTAACCTCAACCCCATGACTGCGGAGGAAATGAAACTTATCAATCGCATCCTGGAAGGCTGA
- the XKR7 gene encoding XK-related protein 7, with protein sequence MAAKSDGGGGGPAVRLESPEGGGGRRAGGATPPAQRYRLRDGCWVLCALLVCFADGASDLWLAADYYLEGQRWWFGLTLLFVLLPSLVVQLLSFRWFVYDFAVGTKDSAGSTKDSARGRRGCCRLCVWLLQGCIHLLQLGQVWRYLRTLYLGLQSRWQAEHRRRHFYWRMMFENADISMLRLLETFLKSAPQLVLQLSIMVQQNNIKALQGFSASASLVSLAWMIASYQKVLRDSREDKMPMSYKGAVVQILWHLFTIAARAIAFALFASVFQLYFGIFIVTHWCIMTFWIIQGETDFCMSKWEEIIYNMVVGIIYIFCWFNVKEGRSRYRMCIYYIITLSENAALTILWFHYYNRKTMSDFNALILVCVVSSSFALGIFFMFIYYCLLHPNGPMFGPSSGGCIFRQRPPPAPSSPADAVTSPPRSLPRTTGGEREGAPGERDSCVPVFQVRPCAPTPPAARAPRTEGPVIRIDLPRKKYPAWDAHFIDRRLRKTILALEYASPSTPRLQYRTAGVSQELLEYETTV encoded by the exons ATGGCCGCGAAGTcggacggcggcggcggcggcccggcCGTGAGGCTGGAGAGCCCGGAGGGCggcggagggcggcgggcgggcggcgcgaCCCCCCCGGCCCAGCGGTACCGGCTGCGGGAcggctgctgggtgctgtgcgCCCTCCTCGTCTGCTTCGCGGACGGCGCTTCGGACCTGTGGCTGGCGGCCGACTACTACTTGGAGGGGCAGCGGTGGTGGTTCGGGCTGACGCTGCTCTTCGTGCTGCTGCCCTCGCTCGTGgtgcagctgctcagcttcaGGTGGTTCGTGTACGACTTCGCCGTCGGCACCAAGGACAGCGCCGGCAGCACCAAGGACagcgcccgcggccgccgcggCTGCTGCCGCCTCTGCGTCTGgttgctgcagggctgcatccacctgctgcagctggggcaggtCTGGAG GTACCTCCGCACGCTGtacctggggctgcagagccgcTGGCAGGCCGAGCATCGCCGCCGCCACTTCTACTGGAGGATGATGTTTGAGAACGCGGATATCAGCATGCTGCGGCTGCTGGAGACCTTCCTGAAGAGCGCACCgcagctggtgctgcagctcagcatcatGGTGCAGCAGAATAACATCAAGGCGCTGCAGG GGTTCTCAGCCTCGGCCTCGCTCGTTTCCCTGGCATGGATGATTGCCTCCTACCAGAAGGTGCTGCGGGACTCGCGGGAGGACAAGATGCCCATGTCCTACAAAGGGGCTGTGGTGCAGATCCTGTGGCACCTCTTCACCATCGCCGCTCGCGCCATCGCCTTCGCCCTTTTCGCCTCCGTGTTCCAACTCTACTTCGGTATCTTCATCGTCACCCACTGGTGCATCATGACCTTCTGGATCATCCAGGGCGAGACGGACTTCTGCATGTCCAAGTGGGAGGAGATCATCTACAACATGGTGGTGGGCATCATCTACATCTTCTGTTGGTTCAACGTCAAGGAGGGACGGAGCCGCTACCGCATGTGCATCTACTACATCATCACGCTGTCGGAGAACGCTGCCCTCACCATCCTCTGGTTCCACTACTACAACCGCAAGACCATGTCCGACTTCAACGCCTTAATCCTCGTCTGCGTGGTCAGCTCCAGCTTCGCCCTCGGCATCTTCTTCATGTTCATCTACTACTGCCTCTTGCACCCCAACGGCCCCATGTTCGGCCCCAGCTCTGGGGGCTGCATTTTCCGGCAGCGCCCGCCCCCGGCGCCGAGTTCCCCTGCGGACGCGGTCACCAGCCCCCCGCGCTCGCTGCCGCGGACTACAGGGGGGGAGCGGGAAGGGGCGCCGGGGGAGCGGGACAGCTGCGTGCCCGTCTTCCAGGTGCGGCCCTGTGCCCCCACGCCGCCGGCCGCCCGCGCCCCGCGGACAGAGGGACCCGTCATCCGCATAGACCTCCCCAGGAAGAAGTACCCGGCCTGGGATGCCCATTTCATCGACCGGCGCCTGCGAAAGACCATCCTGGCGCTGGAGTACGCCTCGCCCAGCACCCCTCGCCTGCAGTACCGCACGGCCGGAGTGTCTCAGGAGCTCCTGGAGTATGAGACCACCGTGTAG